One Nicotiana tabacum cultivar K326 chromosome 23, ASM71507v2, whole genome shotgun sequence genomic window, TAAATTGGGGCAGGGAAGCGTCATTATAGGGAATAACAGTCCTGATATTCTTCTACGAATTACTATTATTCTTGGAGTAAATTATGAGATGAGAAAAGAAAAGTGGGACATTCCGCAAAATACTGAAACCATCATATTGGCAGACATTTATTCCACTGCAGATCAATCTAAAGTATGCCATGCTGCTCAAATATTATTAAGACACAGTCCCGCCATAATATAAGCCTTCACTTAATTCCCATTCAGAAGGGAATCGATTTTGTGGGCAAGGTGGGCTTCACTGTCTTCAAGACGACCTTTGGTTGCATCATTTTCCCACCGGATTAAGGTTGGAACCCCTTTGAGGTTGAACCTGGGGTCAACTCGCCATGGGTGCTGtggagtcctccaagtaggcctATCTCCAACATAAGCCCTCAGCAGTGCTATATCCTCTGCTGATTCTTCAAGCTTCTTGTATATCACAGGTTCAGCTCTTAcacaatctttaaaaaaaaagacaGAAAACTATTGGAGCTAGTTGGTCAAATTTGGGTGGATTTGAAATATAGCAGATGAAGACAACTCAACAAGCTAGTTGGATGAGAAAGATAATAGGGGCAAGAACACTGATTATACTTATGCAAAGCAGGAGACCTAGTAACAGGAGTATGATAAAACATGTATACCTGCAACTAATTGGAGCATTGCCTAGAGTGGATTGGAGATATTTGATGTTCAACAACACTGCCAGACCTAGAGCTATATTTACTTTATGGTTACCGGTGCAAGTGTAATGACTCatcagtcgttttgagttctacGACCCCCtttccctatttgagacttcccgtgtatttatttcatgttttatgacttgccggTACGGGTGGTTCGGGTTCCGAGATGTTCGGGAGTGATTAGGAACACTTAGTTTCTAACTAGAGAATTTAgagagttgaccaaagtcaacattttgggtaaacgggctcggattggtgatttgaaggttcgtataggttcatatgataatttggacttgtacgtatgttcgAATCCGGTCTTCGATGCTGCTAGAAGAATTTGGCGCTTTTGGTTAAAAATCAGCAATTTGAAAAACTttagagttcataagtttgacttgGAGCTGACTTTTGTGTTATTACATTTTGTTTCATGTTGTGAGCCTTCGGATAGGTCCATTTAGGTTATTTGAACTAGTTGGAATTGTTTAGAGGTGGTCCAAAGGGTTTGAGAGTGATTCAGACCTATCTTGAGAAATTGGAACTCAAGAAAGTTTATATTTTGGTTTGGATCATGATTCTTAGATGTGATGCTTCTGGATGTGTTTTGAGTCATTGGACAAGTTTGTATAGGATATATAGACTAGTTGGGATGATTGGACAGGATCCCcaggagctcgggtgagtttgaaCAAATTTGAGCATTTCAGCACTATACCGATATTTCTGCAGCTTTCTGCAGTGTTGAGGGCAATTTTGCAGTGCGGAGGGTACTTTTTGGAGTACTGAAGCAATGCCTTGAGTGCTAAGGCAATGGCCGAGTGCTGAGGCAATCGGCAAAGCATGGACCGCACTGAGGGCCAGAATAGGAGAACTGCAGATCTGTTGGtatgacttcggaagcttatatctcctAATCTATAATGAATTTGGGGGTGatccaaaaacgaaagttgtagctctttgagtcaagttttcagaaaatcaagtcatttgtcatttggacattttgtacaaaatgttattgCCATCTTACTGAAGGTTGGTAGTGAAATCACTACAGGTGTGCTGGATTGTGGACCGCACAGCTCGTATTGCGGTCGCAAGACTAGAGTGCGGTTGGGAGTGAAGTCCACACTAGGAAAATGCGGCCAACACTGTGAGTTCAGATTTTTGTATATAAACGGATTTTTATTTCACTCTTCACCACTTTATAGACTTGGAAGCTCGATTTTGAGAGGTTTTGACCTAGATCTTCATCTATAagcttggggtaagtgattctaatcaaaaTCTATGACTTATACATAAATTTATCACTAGGTCTAACATCAAAACATGAATTTGAACAAGAGAAATTGGGGCTTTGTCCAAAACTTAAGAAAATGGAATTTGGGGTTTTGAGCACCGATTTGGAGTTGGACttgaaaactaatcacatattcGGACTCGGAGGTTTATGGGTCAGCGGGATCCAAccttggactcgggttttgaccaaatAAGTCCGAGGTTGACTTTTGAGATTTGATTAAAAATTGAAGTTTTATCGTTAGGAGTCGATTTCTATAGCCTAATTTGACCTCGTCTGGCTAGATTTCGAGCGTTTGGAGGCCAAGGATAGAGGAGGCCAGTAATATTGGACACCTGGGAGGTGTCGAGCAACTGGGACGTGTTGGTTGAGGTAAAGTTGAGTCTTTATCATATATAGACAGTCTAGACTCatgcatacacatgctatttGGTGCATACCATCTGTATATGCGGATTTGGTAACTTATCTATGCTCTTAATCAATTTATCTGAAAACCATGCTTAATACTTGTTTCTTGACTGGGTACCTTATTATTTATATCTGTGGTTTCCTAGTTGTTTCTTCATTTCTTGTATATGGTTATGTGTTAAACGGGTTATGGAAGTATGCATTGATTGTCTAAACCTCGGTACTACTTTATCgggattagacttgatacttaatGAGTACACGTTgattttgtactcatactacacttatatatttttgtgcagatcctagtGTTAGTCATCAGTACTTACGATCGAGGGACAATTTATACGAGTGTAATCACCTATCTACAAGTACTAGAAGAGGACACCGATTTCCGTAGTTTGTATTACAGTTATCAGTTTTTCCTCAGCTATTAATTATATTATACAGTCTCTCAGTTAGTGGTTTTACAACTATCGAGTTTATCAGTATTTAGTTACAAGACAATGAGCTTTATAATTT contains:
- the LOC107789030 gene encoding thioredoxin-like protein Clot, with amino-acid sequence MPLKVLDATIATFNGVFEKFRAEAPQNKANFILFLADIDPSTNLSWCPDCVRAEPVIYKKLEESAEDIALLRAYVGDRPTWRTPQHPWRVDPRFNLKGVPTLIRWENDATKGRLEDSEAHLAHKIDSLLNGN